TCCCGCGAAAGCGGGAACCCAGAGTCAGAAGGGATGATCCTTACAGGCAAGGCCGCCCGGAAACGGCATTTGGGTTACCTGCCCCTTCTTTCACATTTATGGTTACGTAAATTTAGTATAACCGGATGCTCGCTCGTGCGCTGTCCCAATTTCGCACTTAGTCCGCGGTCCACCTCGCAAGCGCGCTCTCGTCTATCTCGAGGCCCAGTCCCGGTCGGTCCGACAGCGTGATCGTCCCGCCTTCAGGAATGATCGGGTCGACGAACAGCTCGGCCACCTGCTCCGACGGTCCCGTGAACTCCTCGGAGAACTCGTGCGGCCTGATCGCGTTGCCCACAGTGCTGTACGCGTGCAGGCTGGCCAGCGAGTTCGCGCCGATGTTCGGGCTGTGCGGCATGATTACCTTATTGCGCGCCACGGCAATCTCGTACACGCGCATGATCTCCGACACGCCGCCTACGTTCAGGATGTCCGGCTGAAGGATGTCGGGGTTGCCCAGGTCGATGAGGTCCCTGAATCGCCACGAGGAGAGCTCCTGCTCTCCGGTCGAGATCGGGACGTCGAGCGCGTCCACCACCTGCCTGAGTCCGGGGAAGTCGTACTGCGGCAGCGGCTCCTCGAAGTGGGCAAGTCCTCCCACCTCTTCCATCTTGCGACCCTGCAGGATCGCCGTGGACACGGAGTAGCCGCAGTTGGCGTCGAATCCGAGCGGCACGTCGTCCGGCAGCCACTCGCGGACTGCCCTGAAGATCGCGAAGTCCTTATCCGGGTCGGCGTCCTGCCTGTAGTCGCGCCAGTCCATGCGAATCTTGAACGCGCGGAAGCCTCTCTCGTAGCCCTCCTGCACCTCTTCGAGCATCTCTCCAGGCGACTTGCGCCAGCCGCTGCCTCTGCTCCAGTACAGCGGGATCTCGGTCCGCGCCGCGCCTCCGAGCAGCTTGTGTAGCGGCATACCCGCCGCCTTGCCCATGATGTCCCAGATGGCGACGTCTATGGATCCGACGATCTGCGAGGGCAGCCTCGTGGCGCGCTCGCCGTCGCCGAGCATCAGCAGCTCCCATATCCTGCGAGGCTGAAGCGGGTCCATACCGATGAGCAGCGGCTTGATGACGTCTTCCAGGTACGCGTTGAACACGCCGTACCCGCGCGAGCCCTCAGCGATACCGGTGATGCCCTCGTCCGTAAAGACCCGAACGAGCATCCTCCCCGGTCTCCCAACGAACGAAGCCGGCGCATCCACAGGCGGTGTAAGCAGGTTGATCTGAATATCGGTGATCTTCATTTACGTGTAACTCCTCAAACCTTCATTCCGGCGAAGGCCGGAACCCACTTTAGTGGCTCGCCGCTCGGCAATCCAGGGTTGGTTGCGATCATCTCTTCTTTGACTGTGTATCCTAGCGTGGCTCCCAAGGGCCCCCTCTCCCTGGGGGAGAGGGCTGGGGTGAGGGCGAAAATCTCGCACACCCTCCATCCTAGCCCCCTCGAGGTGAGGGTGTAATTACGACTCCCCCTCATCCTAAGCTTCTCCCCAAGGAGAAGGGACTTTGGAAGCGCCTCCTTTGGGAATCTACTCCACCGGCACTATCGGCAATGTAATATGTGATGGCCGCTCAGCATCGTGATACACGGTCTGATTCGCGACCCTCGTCTCGTCGTCCGCGCCGAACTCGTGACCCGTGTTCGGGTTGCGGTCGAACTGTGGGAAGTTGCTGCTCGACACCTCGACACGAATCCGGTGCCCCTTCAGGAACCGGTTGCTCGTCGACCACAGGTCGATGTTGTACTCGTAGACCTCACCCGGCTCCAGCAGCGTCGGCTCCTCCCAGGAGTCCCGGTACCTCGCGCGGATAATCCCCTGCGCGACGTTGATCGCCACGTCTGTCGGAGCGACGTCCACCAGCTTCGCCGTGAAGTCGGTGTCGGGCGCGTCCGACGCCGCGTACAGCGTCATGCTCACCGGCCCGGTCACCTCGACGTCCTGCTCGAGCGGTGGGGTAGTGTACACGAGCACGTCAGGACGCCACTCGACCTGTTGTTGGTCTCGCGGACCCATCGACACCGGCGTCAGCTCCTCGCCGCAACAGGTGCTTCCGCCGACGGTCATCACCGGGTGGTTCGGGTCGTACACGAACTCGTCCGGCGACTCTGCGCCCGGCGCCGACCTGTCGAGCGTACCGTCGCCGAACATAGAGTTGGCGTTGCCTCTGCTATGCAGGTAGTGCCGAGTGAACGCAGTGCCCGGGATGGGCCAGTCGGACGCCGCCTTCCACTCGTTAGCGCCCATGACGAAGACCCTGACGGGCGGCTCGTCCGTGACGCCGTTGTCGATGCCCTTGAGCCAGTAGTCGAACCAGCGCAGGTGCTCGTTCATCAGGTCGAACTTGACCACGTCGACGGTCTCTGTTCCAGCGGCACCCAGGCTGTGTATCCACGGCCCGATGACGACCTTCTGGTTGCTCTTGCCGGGCTCCATGCCGTGCTTCTTCACGCCCATGAAGTTGTTGAGCGTGCCCTGGAGGAACACGTCGAACCAGCCGCCCATGCCGTACGTCGGCACGTCGATCTCGTTGTAGCGCTCCTCGATCGGCCTCATGCCCTTCCAGTAGTCGTCGTAGTCGGGATGAGCGACCCAGTCCTTCCAGTACCTGTTGTCGCGACCGGCGGCCTCATCCATCGTGTTCAGCGGCAGGTGCCAGAACAGGTTCGATATGTGGTTGCCCTCGGGGAGCCACAGGTACTGCACCTGGTTGGTGCGCGTGTGCATCTGGATCGCGATCCAGCGGAGGTTGAACGCGAGCTGGAACGCGCCTCCGGTGTACGCCCAGTTGTGGTAGAAGTTCGAGTAGCCGACCCTCGGCACCATAGCCTTCAGGTACTTGCTGCGCAGCGGAGCGGCCTGCCACTGCACCATCGCGACGTACGATCCACCCGCAGTCCCGACGTTGCCGTCGCACCACTCCTGAGCGCCGATCCATTCCTGTGTGTCGAAGCCGTCCTCGGCCTCGTGCCTGAATGGGTACCACTCCCCCGGAGAGTCCCAGCGTCCGCGCACGTCCTGGCAGACCGCCGCGTACCCGCGACTGGCGAAGTACATGCAGTCCTTCACCATGCCTTCATCGTTGTTGTTGTACGGAGTCCGTATCAGGATCGCAGGAGCAGACCCGTCCACCTCGGGCAGGTAGATGTCAGTGGAAAGCTCGACCCCGTCCCGCATCGGAACGTCCACGCCAAGCATCATCTTGACCCCATTGAGAACCGCAGTGCCGTCAGCCATCACAACCTCCATCCGCAACGATGAGGCACATTATACAGACAGAAAGGAGCTTTAACAGCGACGCCGAACTTACAGGGCCTACAGCACTTTGCCAGTGCCCCCTTGGAGCGCGGGCGTCTCGCCCGCATGGATAAAATGAACTGACACGGCCTTGGTCTGAAAGGATGTCGGCCAGGTCGGAAGCGAGATCCTTAGCCTGGAGATGCCAAGCTCTGCAGCGCGGTGCAGTGCCCTCGATCCGAACCTCGGTTGCTACTCGTCCCGCAGCCTTCGCAACTCGGCCTCCATCTCAGCCAGTCGCACTTCAGCAGACTCCCTGGCGGCTCGCTCCGCATCAACCCGAGATTCAGCAGACTCTCTGGCGGCTCGCTCTTCCATCTGGTTCAGCAGCCACCTTTCTGCTTCAGGGTCGTAGTAACGCAGATGACCATCGTCCCAGCACAGGTCCAGCCCCAGCATAGGGCTGTGCCCCCGCACCATTCCGTCAGATTCACGCTCCAGCTCTCGACCAACCGCTCGCCCACGAGTGGCTCGCCGTAGAAGTCACCACCTGTGGCATCGAACAGCCAGTACTCCCCGATCTCCAGTTCAGCGTACAGTTCACGCTTGTCTACAAGATCAGTTCTCCCCGTACTTGGAGAGCCTATCTCCAGCACGAAGTCTGGCGGTTTTCCCACCTCCCAGATCAGGTAAGTGTTATTTCTCTCTATCGACTCCATGCTGATGTCGAAGGCCACGTAGCAGTCAGGTGAAACCAGGCGTTGAGGGTTGCCCTTCTCGTAGTATATGAAGGTGTTGCCGTTGACATGGACATTAGGACGGTCGTTGAAGTGGGTTTCAAGTGTACCCACGATCTCGCGGAACAGGGGACTTTGGAACTCTCCGTCAGGCAAAGGCATACCGTCCGATTCTGGGTAGAAAACATCGGCGAGATTAGTGGTGGAAGCTGTGCCTACAGGTCTGGTCGTCATGCTCCCCTCCTGCCTCGATTCTAGCACAGGGGTGATAAATCTCCGCTCCTTTGCAGTCCAGAAATCCACTCGTCAGAGACCACAAGGGGTGCGACTCTGCACGTTCCGTCACTCCCGCAGAAGGAGGCCTTTGCGCAACCCCTCTCCCTCGGGGCCTGCCCCGTACCTGATACGGGGGAGAGGGCTGGGGTGAGGGTGAAATGGACTTTGTTTCGAGATGGTAAGCACCACACCCCTCGTCATTCCGGCGAAGGCCGGAACCCAGCGCACTCGTCAGTCCAGGATGCGAGTCACTTGTCACCACCTCTTTCCCGCTATGCAGAAATGATGTTCAACCCCGTCATTCTCTGGAAATGTCGGCGGTTATTGGTGAGTAGCGTGAGGCCATGGTGTATCGCAGTGGATCCAATCAGAAGATCGAAATCTTCCAGTCGATTGCCAGAGGCCCTGAGCCGACGGCGTTCTGAGGCAAAGACGCGGCAGATGGGATCGCTTATAGGCAGGATCTCTTCGATTTCGTCAAGGAAGCTCTGCAAACCCTGCTCAGCTTCCAGTCTGTCAGGAGCATCCAGCATGCCGTCATAAGTCTCTGCCAGGGAGATGTAGCTCAGACCAATGCCTTGGGAAGACAACTCATCAAAGCGTTGGACCACTTGCTGACGACCGTGCATGTAGTCGATGACCCAATCTGTTCCACCAGATAGTTCATCATGTCGTGAGTGCAACTATGCTCGGGATTCGGCACCTCGGGCTTCGTGCAACACCCGCTTCATCTCCTCACCGTCAGTTGCAGTCTGCCAGTCGCCAGCGGCTTCGCGGCCCAAGTCTTGGTATCGAAGAATCCATTGACCGCCGGGGTGATGTCCGGCGCCGACTGCGCGTGGATCGGGATGCCCTGCTGCAACCCAATCCCGCGTGTCGTTACGCTCCTCCCTCAGCTCTATCAGCACGCGTGCAGCTTCCTCCCTGGCGCGAGCCCTGTCAGGATGCCAAAAGTCCACCTGTGGGAAGTCAGTCTCATCTCTTGACCCGCCATCGGGATGCCGGAAGCTCACCATCCATCGGACCGGTTGCACAGAGCTCATCTTGTTTCACCTTTTCTCCATCGTTAGGCGGAAATGTGGAGCTTACACACCTGCTCCTGTATATACTAGCAGTAGTCCCACATCCAAGTGACGAGCTAACGTGTAACCGTCCCATAGGCGGTGTGGAAAGAAGAGGGCGGAGAAACTTGGTAAGGTTTCGATAACCATAAAGAGACCAAGACTGCCCTCCCGCCAAAGGAGACCCAACCATGAACGACTACACCTCCGCCACATACGGCGACCGCATCGCCAGTGTTTACGATGGATTCTACGGGACAACAGACGTCAAAGAACGCGTCGACGTCATGGAAGAGCTCGCAGCCGGCGGCAGGGCGCTGGAGCTTGGAGTCGGCACAGGGATTTACGCGCTTCCCCTCGCGGCTCGAGGCGTGGAGGTCCACGGAATAGACTCCTCAAGTGCAATGGTCGATCAGATCCGCGCCAAGGACGGTGGCGAGGCCATACCGGTGACCATCGGAGACTTTGGGGACGTCGATGTGGAGGGAACGTTCTCGCTGGTCTTCGTCATCTCCAACACCTTCTTCATGCTCACGTCGCAGGAAGAACAGGTCAGGTGCTTCCAGAACGTCGCGTCCCACCTGGACGAGTCAGGAGTCTTCCTGGTCCACGCCTTCGTCCCTGACCCTGCGATGTATGACGGAGGCCAACACCTGAGCGCCGACCTCCCTGATCTGTCGTCGGTCCGGTTCAACGTGTCCATCCACGACGCCATGAACCAGTTGATAGATTTCAGACACGTTGCCCTGACTGAACAGGGAATCCAGATGTATCCGGGACGGCTGCGATACGTGTGGCCGTCGGAGATGGACCTGATGGCGCGCCTGGCCGGACTTCGCCTCCGGGAGAGGTGGGCCGACTGGAGCCGCTCGCCGTTCTCGTCACAGAGTCGATCGCACGTGTCCATCTACGAAAAGTGCGACTCCTGAAGCCTGACCAGGCGACACGCACGACTCCCACCTGAACACTCTCTTCGTACGCGACGACGTCACCACGCAGCAACGGCAAAGGTATCCACAGCCCCGACTCCCATCAGCATCGTCGACACCGTGGCAGTCCAGAGAACGACGTTTGCTGCAACGAGCAGGTACCCAGCCCCACGGACCACTCCGCTGGACTCGCGCCGGAGCGCCCACATCCCAATGCACAGGAACGCGACGGCCAGCAGCCCCCAGGCAAGCAGCAGTTGGACTGCACCAAACATAAATTCATTCATGATCACGCACTCGACCTATTTCTCCGCGTGTCCTGCCATTCCCGCTCCTGACCTCAGAGCAGGCGAGGGCCGGAGCGCCCCATCCAGACGACCTGGACCCTCGCCCTTCTGGTCAGGCGCGAGGACTCCTACGCTGCCGCCGCATCCTCAACGTCGTCTGCCACCTCTTCCAGCGATACCGTGTAGGAGCCGGTGTTGCCGACGCTCAGGTACGGTGTCCCGACCTCTACGTAGTACGTGCCGGGCTCGAATTCGGACACGACGGACTCTGCGGGGCCAGTCCTCGGATAGTCCGAGTGTACCCACGAATGAGAGTTCAGCACGCTCCAGATGCCGACTTCAGCCGGCCCGTCGCTCACCGAGATCTCGTATGTGCCAGCCTCAGAGATTTCGAAGATGAACACATCCCGGTCGTCCAGCGACTCGACTCCCAAGACTGGAACACCCTCGCCGTCCGATGCAGCCCAGTCCCACTGTTTCAGTCCGGGATCGTCCGGGGAGACGTCGCTGTCAATCACACCGGCGACCGACTCCCCGGGAAGGAGTACAGGACCTGGATTTGCCCTGAAGTCGTCTGGATAGTCATCCACACGCAGAGACAGCGTGTAGCGACCGGTGCCATCGGGGTCCTGGGAGCCGGCTCCGACCGCGATGTAGTATGTTCCATCCTCTTCAGGGACGAAGAATGCCCGGGCGAAGAACCCCATGAATCCACCCAGTCGTGCTCGCCCAGCACCTGCTCGCCCTACCCGTCCACAATTTCGAGGATGCTCGGGTCGAGCAGCCTGTCCGGCACAAACTCAAAATAGCCGCCCAGCCACCACCTCTCACCACCTTCAACTTCGATGAAATCCATCGTGCTCTTCAGCTCGATGATGTAGTTCTCGCCGCCAGTAAGATCGACCCTGAACCAGTCTGTACCCTCGTCCTCAGCCGTGAGCTCGCCGTCCCTTATATCTATCAGGCCCACCGAAATCGAGGCTGCGCCTTCAACCGGCTCCTCGGGTTCTGGCTCTACGACGACGATCTCCGGCTCTACGACTGTCGGCTCCTCTACCGTGACCTGCACGACCACGTGGCCAGGATCGTCGTCGAGACCGTGGAACAGCCGGTTGATCCTGCCGTCCGGGTGATCGACGGCCCAGATTCCGCCGTCGCGGTTGGTCTCGCTGTAGTAGAGTCCGGTCCCCGGGCCGCCGCTCTCGACGCTGATGCCGTCGGCGTCCAGGTCGTCGGCCTGCACCCTGTATCCGAACACGATGGTGTCGGTGCCGTCGCCACGCAGCATCTCCGCGAGCCTGTGATTCTCCCCGACCTGTATGTACAGCCCGGTGTAGTCGGCCTGCTCGCCTGTGCCTGTGCGTCCATGGGTCACCGGGCCGGTGAAGTGTGCAGTGATCTCGATGACATCGCCCTCGGTGTATCCGACCACGGTCTCCCCGTCTTCAGATCCGGTGTCGATCTCGCGAGGGTCTGACGTAATCTCGAGGTTGTATATCCCGACACCGTCGTCGTCTGTGATGGTGATGATGCACTCTCCGTCATGTCCGTAGTCGACGGAGTTGTTGAACCACACCTTGAAGGTCTCCTGTGCTTCTGGATACACGTCCTCGATGGTGTGGAAGTCGCGACCCATTCTCCCGTGTTTCGACTGGTAGTCATTGCTGGATTGGCGCTCGGCGTAGAGGTGTTCGTAGTCAGACTCGTCCGCAGTGATCGCGAACGTGTACCAGAATACTCTCATGGTCTTATGGGGCAGTCGAAGTCGAACTTCTTGGTCACCAGGAGCCTG
This region of Dehalococcoidia bacterium genomic DNA includes:
- a CDS encoding type II toxin-antitoxin system VapC family toxin, whose translation is MHSRHDELSGGTDWVIDYMHGRQQVVQRFDELSSQGIGLSYISLAETYDGMLDAPDRLEAEQGLQSFLDEIEEILPISDPICRVFASERRRLRASGNRLEDFDLLIGSTAIHHGLTLLTNNRRHFQRMTGLNIISA
- a CDS encoding CocE/NonD family hydrolase, whose amino-acid sequence is MADGTAVLNGVKMMLGVDVPMRDGVELSTDIYLPEVDGSAPAILIRTPYNNNDEGMVKDCMYFASRGYAAVCQDVRGRWDSPGEWYPFRHEAEDGFDTQEWIGAQEWCDGNVGTAGGSYVAMVQWQAAPLRSKYLKAMVPRVGYSNFYHNWAYTGGAFQLAFNLRWIAIQMHTRTNQVQYLWLPEGNHISNLFWHLPLNTMDEAAGRDNRYWKDWVAHPDYDDYWKGMRPIEERYNEIDVPTYGMGGWFDVFLQGTLNNFMGVKKHGMEPGKSNQKVVIGPWIHSLGAAGTETVDVVKFDLMNEHLRWFDYWLKGIDNGVTDEPPVRVFVMGANEWKAASDWPIPGTAFTRHYLHSRGNANSMFGDGTLDRSAPGAESPDEFVYDPNHPVMTVGGSTCCGEELTPVSMGPRDQQQVEWRPDVLVYTTPPLEQDVEVTGPVSMTLYAASDAPDTDFTAKLVDVAPTDVAINVAQGIIRARYRDSWEEPTLLEPGEVYEYNIDLWSTSNRFLKGHRIRVEVSSSNFPQFDRNPNTGHEFGADDETRVANQTVYHDAERPSHITLPIVPVE
- a CDS encoding Uma2 family endonuclease, which encodes MTTRPVGTASTTNLADVFYPESDGMPLPDGEFQSPLFREIVGTLETHFNDRPNVHVNGNTFIYYEKGNPQRLVSPDCYVAFDISMESIERNNTYLIWEVGKPPDFVLEIGSPSTGRTDLVDKRELYAELEIGEYWLFDATGGDFYGEPLVGERLVESWSVNLTEWCGGTALCWGWTCAGTMVICVTTTLKQKGGC
- a CDS encoding mandelate racemase/muconate lactonizing enzyme family protein; this encodes MKITDIQINLLTPPVDAPASFVGRPGRMLVRVFTDEGITGIAEGSRGYGVFNAYLEDVIKPLLIGMDPLQPRRIWELLMLGDGERATRLPSQIVGSIDVAIWDIMGKAAGMPLHKLLGGAARTEIPLYWSRGSGWRKSPGEMLEEVQEGYERGFRAFKIRMDWRDYRQDADPDKDFAIFRAVREWLPDDVPLGFDANCGYSVSTAILQGRKMEEVGGLAHFEEPLPQYDFPGLRQVVDALDVPISTGEQELSSWRFRDLIDLGNPDILQPDILNVGGVSEIMRVYEIAVARNKVIMPHSPNIGANSLASLHAYSTVGNAIRPHEFSEEFTGPSEQVAELFVDPIIPEGGTITLSDRPGLGLEIDESALARWTAD
- a CDS encoding class I SAM-dependent methyltransferase, yielding MNDYTSATYGDRIASVYDGFYGTTDVKERVDVMEELAAGGRALELGVGTGIYALPLAARGVEVHGIDSSSAMVDQIRAKDGGEAIPVTIGDFGDVDVEGTFSLVFVISNTFFMLTSQEEQVRCFQNVASHLDESGVFLVHAFVPDPAMYDGGQHLSADLPDLSSVRFNVSIHDAMNQLIDFRHVALTEQGIQMYPGRLRYVWPSEMDLMARLAGLRLRERWADWSRSPFSSQSRSHVSIYEKCDS